The DNA window ACCAAAATCGATTTCAACCCTTCTGAAATTACCACTAAACTGAGTGAAGCTTATTTCAATGCCAACGATGCAGTAGGAAGAATGAAGGGAAGCCAGAAAAAAGAATTCCTTGGACAGACCATGGCACAGGACAATAACCTGAGACCTTATGCTGAAGTTGCCCAGTAATCCTGCTACAAAAATAACAGGCCGCCTTTTTAGAGGCGGTTTTTTTATTCCCACACGGGATCAGAACATTGGCACAGAAGATGATCATCATAGCGTATCAATCTTTAAATACGGCACAATGAGCAACCTGAAAAAAGGAGACATGGTAAGATGGAATTCCAGCAATGGTGAAACGCACGGCAAAATCACGGCTGTCCACACAAAGGATTTTACCTTTATGGATAAACAGAGGCGTGCTTCCGAAGATGAACCACAATATGAAGTCATGAGTGAAAAAACCGGTAAATCGGCCGTGCACAAAGCATCAGCACTTAAGAAAATGTAAAAATTGCCACGAAATTGTGGCAATTTTATCTGGTATGCATGACGTGCCGATGAAAACTTTTTTTTATACATTTGCACTATGCATTATTCAAATACAGCAATGATCGCCAAACCCTGGAATTACTGATCCAGGTGTCACTTTAATGCACTTCCCTTTTAGAAGACAATATTGATATTGCTCTTCCTGTTTTTCCGTATTATTATTTCATTACATTTTTAACTTATCATACCCGTTCATACTGTTCAAACTGCACTTGTTATTGTCAGGTTTGGAGCACGGGCCGGCTAAAGCATTGTTGTTTAGAATTATCAGTAGTGCTTATGCAACTGGTAATATAGAATTGAGGGTTTCTAACATAGGGATATCAGGAAAAGTGACATGATCAGCGGTGAAATACCGCAATTCCTTACGTATAATTTATCCAAACAATCTATCCCATTGTAGAGCGGATAGATCTAAAACAAAAGATACAATGACTATTAAAGATATTCAGAAACTTGCTTATGAGCATGGACTATTATTAACAGAAGATATAAGATTTAACGAAATGGGTGTCGACTTTAAAGTCGGTTTTGCCATAGATGATAAAGGACAACGGTGGTTACTCCGGATTCCCCGCCGCGATGACATGGGTGAACAGATTGATCTTGAGAAAAAAATTTTACAACTTGTCAAAAAATACCTGTCTGTACAGGTTCCCGATTGGAAAATTATATCTCCGGGCCTGATCGCCTATCCCCTTATCAAAGAAAAGCCTGCGCTCACCGTTGATGCTGAGACTTCTCATGTAGTCTGGAACATGGCTAAAGATAGCCCAAAGTACATACTATCATTAGCAAAAGCCCTGAAACAACTGCATGATATCCCAGAGGAAGCAGCATTAAAAAACCATCTGAAGGTCATGCGCCCATATGATTTAAGACCAGAGGTTGATCATCAGTTACAAATGGTAAAATCGGAGCTGGGAATAAGTCGTGAACTTGAATCCCGTTATAAAAAATGGTTGGATGACGACACCTTATGGCCGGATTTTACACAATTTGTGCACGGTGATTTATATGCAGGACACGTGCTTACCTCAGAGGATGGCACTGTTGCCGGAATTATTGACTGGTCAACAGCCCACATAGGTGACCCGGCGATTGATTTTTCCGGTCATATGACAGTCTTTGGCGAAGAAAGCCTTAAAAAATTAATCAAAATATATGAAGATACAGGTGGCAGAAGCTGGGACAAACTTTTCGAACATGCGGTAGAAAGAGCTGCTGCATCAGCATTAGCATATGGTTACTTCGCATTAAAAACCAATGACAACCATCACATTATGGGAGCGAAAGCTCAATTGGGTATACTTTAATTGCTTTTCACCAATCAGGGCGGAGTTCATCCGCCTTGATTTTTCTGCCCAATAATTGATTCATCAGTTATTCAATACGAGATAAAAATCCGCAGAAAATTTGTGATTTTTTTGTAACGTTGTTCCATGACCTGTCACGTTCTTACCATCGAAAATGTCTAACGTATACAATTCAATTATGGACGATCTGGAAACATTGAGCAAAAAACTAGTTCCCTATGCTTATAATATATTAATGAATATTGACGACAGCCAAGACGTCATTCAGGATATATTGATAAAATTTAATGAAAAGGATGTTGGTTTAATATCCAATCAGAATGCATATTTAATAAAAGCAGTCATTAACCAATCAATAAACTTAAAGAGGAAAAAAGACAGGGAAAGGCAGCACAAAATCACGTTGCCCGAACCCATGGTTACCAATCAGGGCGAAAGTAAAATTGAGTCAGATGAAATACTCAGTTATTCAATGCTTGTTTTGATCGACGCTTTAAATGCAAAAGAAAGGGCTGTTTTCCTGCTCAAAGAAGCTTTCGGTTACGGGCACGATGAAATTGCTGAAATACTAACCGTTTCCATAGACAATTCACGGCAGTTGCTAACCAGGGCCAAGAAGAAACTGAAATCGAGGAAGCCGTATGATATGATAACCTCTCCGAAAAAAGATAAAAAATATATAGAGAAATATGTAGAAACCATTCGTAAAGGTGACGTCAAAGCTTTGGAACAAATGCTGGCAGACGAAGTGCAGGTTATAGCAGACGGTGGAAATAAATTAACTGTTGTGGCTCAATTCACTTCCGGAATTAAGGACACCATTAAGCTCATGACTTATCTTTATGAATACTATCAGAAGGATTTTGAAATCAAGATCGAAGAAATAAATCATCAGCCTGCATTATTGTTTTACAAAGACACGACATTGATCAACTGTCAGGTATTCGAATTTAATCCGGACGGAAAAATTGCCCATATTTTTTCTGTTATTGACCCCGATAAACTCATGAGAATTTAATTGTTGATCTCTTTTGTCACGCTTCATCATTTTAAACTGTCTTATAAGAAATTGAAGAAGTGAACAGACAGATTGTACGTTTCGCTGGCACCTTAATGTTTATTGCCATTCGGAATACATAATTTCATGCCCACCATTCAGGATACCCTAATTCATCAACTTCAAAACAACAGAAAAATGATTGTAGTAAAAGTAACGTACACCGTAAACGATGCATACGTCAACACAAATAAAGAAATGATAGAAGCATTTCTCACAGATTTCAGAAAATTAGACGGGTCACCATTTGTGTATTCCGTCCTTCAAACAGAAGACTGCAAAACCTTTGTCCATATTTCTCAATACAAGGACAAAGTAATACAGGACCGTTTATTAAGCACACCAAGCTTTCTCCATTTCCAGGAACAAAGAGATAACAACCTAATGTCCGAACCCAGGATTGAAATCCTAAATTTTATCGGAAGCTCACAGGATATTTTCGACAGTTAATAATGTGCGAAATAGTGAAAGAACCCCTACAGGAAAACATTTATGGGAACACTCCAATGCAAACATCTGTAATGAATCATTCTCTGATAAAGGAGAAATTACCGGAGATTCCTGTAAAAATAAAAAATCCTTACTTTAAAAGCAAGGACTATACATAGTACCTGACAGAGATTTTTATAATCACAATGTCAGATTAAGTATTGACTAATTCACTGTCAGATCAGTCATAATAGTAGATTTTATGTCTGTTTCCTTATTTGATTTTGTCATAAATCAGTTTGGTAACCACCGCCCCGAAAAGATAATAGGCAACGGTCATCACTTTCTTTTCAGTCGTTTCGGCCACAGGAGCATCATCGAGGCCCATTTTCTTCGGTAATGCAACCGCGCCGATTCCTGCAAGCAATCCGGATGCAATATTAAAGCTGCTGGTTGCGGTAGTCGCATAATAAATCCCGTTGCTGATGACATCTCCCGCCAGGGTAGCGGCATACAGCTGATCAGGATTCGTTATTTTCATGTCCGCTTTATCCAATGCCTTATTCAGGGCTTCCTCTCCTACTTTATTGACTTCCGGAACATTATTAAAATTCTTTCTGATGGTTTCGTGCAGCAGGTTGAGTGCAATAGCACCTCCTAAACCTGCAAGTATTTTCTTATACATAAACTGTGATTTGGTTGTTGATCATTTCTATTGTCTGCCTGTTTCTTACAGATCCTGGCCCGTTGCCACCCAGTGTTCTGCCTTATTGTATTCTTCTTGATCATATCCCCTGAATTCGCCGATCATTATCTTGCTGACCATATCGGTAAACTTCTGTACACTTTCTTTATCGGTCACAATTGCGCACCGGTTCCATTTGGTGATATTCTTAATTCCAAGCCAGGCATCATTCATCCAGGCAGCAAAGGTGAAGTTTCTCAGTGGCGTATCAAGCTTCAGCAGATAGTTCAGTTCACCTTCCTGTTCTATTTTCTCATCAACAATTTTGATCACACGGTCAAAATCTTCTTTTGTAACTTCGCCGGATGCTTCAAATGCGGCAATATTCCTCGGGGCTGTGGTGATGGGTTGTAACATATGATTTTTTCAACTCAACTGCATAAACTGCGCCATAAATTATACGCTGATCACCTCAAATAATATTAAAATTTATGCTTGATCATCCTTTATGTATTTATTTTAAACTTAAAATCAATAATATACCATAAAACATTTAACCATTAACACAGATTACTCAACAAATTAAAATGAACTTGATTAGAATGACTAAACTTTAAACCTTGTCAGGATTTTGGAACCCTGATAAGGTTGTACGTCAATTGAATGCAAGCTATTGATGCTTGTCAACAGATCCGTAAAAATCCAGGCCCGTTGCTGTAGGAGAAATATCAGGAGATAAAAAATCCGGTATGACAGCGTCATACCGGATGTATTTTAGTAGCGGGAACCGGACTCGAACCGATGACCTTCGGGTTATGAGCCCGACGAGCTACCTACTGCTCCATCCCGCGGTGTATTTTTAAAACGCTTACCGAAAGCGTTAACTTAGTAGCGGGGACACGACTCGAACGTGCGACCTCCGGGTTATGAGCCCGACGAGCTACCTACTGCTCTACCCCGCGGTGTATTTTTAAAACGTTACCACAAACGTTTACTTAGTAGCGGGAACCGGACTCGAACCGATGACCTTCGGGTTATGAGCCCGACGAGCTACCTACTGCTCCATCCCGCGGTGTATTTTTAAAACGCTTACCGAAAGCGTTAACTTAGTAGCGGGGACACGACTCGAACGTGCGACCTCCGGGTTATGAGCCCGACGAGCTACCTACTGCTCTACCCCGCGGTATATTTTTAAAACGTTACCACAACGTTTACTTAGTAGCGGGAACCGGACTCGAACCGATGACCTTCGGGTTATGAGCCCGACGAGCTACCTACTGCTCCATCCCGCGATATTGGATTGCAAATATACGACAATTTTTTAAAAATCTTAATTTTTCTTGTAAATAAAGGGCTTTTATGAAAACTATGGGATTATTCGTATCTTTGTGATATGGCAAAAGTATTGAAAATTTATCCGGATAATCCACAGGAAAAGCTTATCAACGAAGTTATTACCACCCTGAATAACGGTGGTCTGATTATTTATCCATCAGACACTGTCTATGCGCTGGGCTGTAATATTTTTGACATCAGGGCTATGGAAAAGCTCGCCCAGATCAAAAAAATGAAGCTTGATAAAGCCCAGTTCTCTATCATCTGTAATGACCTGAGCCACCTGTCAGACTTTACCCGGCCCATTGACACGTCAGTTTTCCGTTTCCTAAAAAGCCACCTTCCGGGTCCGTTCACCTTTATCCTTGAAGCGAATAAGAGCCTTCCGCTGGCCTATAAAAACCATAAAACCATCGGCATCCGTGTTCCGGACCATCCGATTCCTCAGCTTATCGTAGAGAAGCTGGGCCATCCTATTGCCTCTACATCCATCAAGGATGATGATGAAATTATTGAATATTCCACAGATCCCGAGCTGATTGCTGAAAAATACGAGCACCTGGTGGATATTGTGATTGACTCAGGTTATGGAGATAATGTGGCTTCCACTATTGTAGACCTCACTTCCGGTGAACCTGAAATCATCAGACAGGGAAAAGGCCAGATTTAAATTTAAACCGGATCAGCTGACCTTAAACCATGACTATTGACAGGCTAAGCTGCTGATCAGATTCAGATTATTTACCAATGAAAATTATAACATCCCCTGCCAAATTAATGAATACGGAGTATTCTTCAGGCCTGCTGAAGCCTACTGCACCGCGTTTCATCGAACAGGCAGAAGAGATACAGTCCTATCTTCGCGAGAAATCCCCGAAATACCTTTCTGAGCTCATGGAAATCTCTTCCAAGCTGGCAGACGAAAATTGGGAAAGAAATCAGAACTGGAAGGCCAAACCTTCTGCAAAAGAATCCGCTCCGGCTTTATATGCGTTTACAGGAGAGGTTTACAGAGGCCTTGATGCCCAATCATTAGATCAGAATGCAGTGGATTACCTCCAGAAAAACTACCGGATCCTTTCCGGACTGTACGGATTGCTGAGACCGTCCGATAAAGTAATGCTATACCGGCTGGAAATGGGAAGGCCGTTCAGTTTTGAATCTTATAAAAACCTGTATGCCGTATGGACGGAGACTGTAACGGCTCAGCTGAAATCCGAAATGAAAAAAGGGGAATTTTTGCTGAACCTGGCCAGCAACGAGTATGGCAAAGTAGTAAACCGTAAGATGCTGGACCGTCCGGTAGTTGATGTAGAATTTTACCAGCTGAAGGAAGGCAAGCTTAAAACCATTGTCGTATACACCAAACATGCACGGGGAATGATGGCAAGGTTCTGTGCGCAAACCAATGCCAAAACGCTGAATGATGTCAAAGCATTCAACTATGAAGGTTACCTGATTGATGAAGAGAAGTCCACCGACAACAAACTGGTTTTTGTACGATAGATCAATGACGATTGCAGATTTTAAAAAGTTTTTTAAGGCAGAACTGACCGAGCAGTATTCGGATTCGGAAATCAAGTTCCTGTGTACTGTTTTTGTCCAGAAGACGGTAGGGTTCAATCCGTACCTGCAGAGAAGGTTTTCAGATCAGGAACTGCTGATTTCAGATCAGGAAGAACTGCTTCATGCCGTAGCCGGATTAAAATCCGGTCGTCCTTATCAGCATGTGCTTGGGGAAACCGAGTTTTTCGGAATGACTTTCTCCGTCAATGAGCATGTCCTGATTCCGCGTCCCGAAACGGAAGAGTTGCTGGATCTGGCTGTAAAGGCCATCAGCAGATCATCCCTGAATCTACAGGGTATGAAGATCCTGGATATCGGAACAGGAAGCGGTGTGATTCCTCTGGTCCTGAAAAAATACTTTCCGGAATCGGATGTAACCTCTGTTGACTTTTCTGAAAAAGCACTGGAAACCGCCCGGAGAAATGCTTTACACCATAAGCTGGCGATCAATTTTATCCATGCGGATTACCTGAATTTTGAGCTGAACCGGAACTTTGATATCATCATTTCCAATCCGCCGTATATCGGGATAGACGAAAAGGATGACATTGCTGATTCAGTGAAAGGGTTTGAGCCTGAAATGGCTCTTTTCTCTCCTACTTCCGATGCACTGATCTTTTACAGGAAGATCGCTGAAGATTCTTCAAAACACCTGAACCCGGGCGGACTGCTGTTTTTAGAGATCAACCAGAAACTGGGTCCGGAAACCTATGGATTGTATACAGATCACTTTTCCGAAGTCCAACTGATCAAAGACCTGTCAGGAAATGACCGGTTCATTACCGGAATCAGATAACCATCAAACCTGATGTTCAACCTGAATTTATTTTTATAGATCAGCTAGGCATCGATCACTTTTAATTGCTTTGAAGGCTCATCTCGATGCCTAGCTTTACATTTATTTTACTATTTCTACTGCAAAATAATGTACAAATTGCTTTTTCAGTCACTGTCAGGAAGCAAAATTTGTACATAAAAATTTCAGGTACAGACTTCAACCTTCTGGTTACTGACGCATACTTTTTTAGTCATATTCCTGTTACAGGACATTCTTATTTTACTTCTTCAATGTATCATTTTACGCTGAAAAATTATCCTTTCAGTTGTTTACAGATATGCAAAATTGCATACAAATCGTACAACAAAATTGCACACAAAACGCAACCGATATTTCTCCTTCCATAGATTTTAATCTCTAGTTTTGATCCCATCAGTACTGATCATTGTAAGGCTGTAACCGTATAAGCGCAATACGCTACAGCCTTAAATCCCAATGCCGGGGTTTATATGGCACACACAATTATTCACAATTAAAAAATTAACAAGATGAAAAAGTTAACAGGAATGAAGAAAAGTTTTTCTTCGTTAGAGAACAAGAGATTGCAAAATCTGAAAGCGATTACAGGAGGAGCGGCAAGTTCAAGAAAGGCAGAATCCAATGCAGGAGGACAGTGGGATCAGGATTATTATAGTGATGATACTGCCGGTGATTGGAAATGGGTAGGAAGACATACTCTGTCATTTGATGCGGGATAGTAATTGTTACAAAGGCTGCTTACTTATAAAGCAGCCTTTGATAATTTTTATAAACAATTATACGGCTATGATTGATAAAAAAAGATTAGCGTTGATTCTTTCATGTTTTTTTTTGCTTATAATCTCCTGTGAGAAAAGAGAACAAGAGATCAATTCTATTTCTTACTATAATAAGGTGAATGAAATAGACAGTATTTACAGAATAGCAAAAAATCCTGAACTGGCAGCAAAAGAGTATAAAGCACTGTTTAAAGAATACGCTCCAAAAAATCAAGAATATATTGAAGAGTATGAAACTTATATAAAACTATCAGAACAATATAATATTGATTTCGGAGGCAAAGAAAGTTTATATAAGCTGATCACTTTAATTTCACCTTCTGGAAACACCTATAAAAAATATCTTCCGCTTTTTAAGAAATACGGGATTGACAGTACAGAAGTTAAACAAAGAACAGCCTTATATAAAAATAGTCTGAATCATATACTAATAGATTCTCTTACGGTCGCATCACACCGTGACCAGGAAGCCAATCGGCAAGATATGATGATCATGCTTAGAAATGACCGTAAAAATTTAAACCTTTTCTTACGGATTTTCGATCAGTACGGTTACCCTTCTGAACAAAAGATCGGAACTGTAGGAAACGATGGAGAACCTTTAGCAATAGTTACGATCCTTTCTCATCTGATCTGTTTGGATCATAAAAAAATTTATCCAAGACTGGAAGAATATCTTAAAAAAGGAGAAATTCCTCCCCGTGTATTTGCTCTTATCATAGATAAATATTATTTGTGCCAACAAAGTGAACATTATTTTAATGTGTCTTCGGGATTATCTTCACACGAAGATTCACTAACGATTAACCGTAGACGCAAGACTATCGGTCTTCCCAGTCTCACACACTATTCTAAGATAAGAGAAGATTTTTTACATTCAGCTCAGCGAAAAATGAATTACTGAACTATCATTTTCTATTGCTGTAAATAATTAACGATTCCTGAAAATTGGCAGGAACCGTAAAAGGGCTTCCAAGCCTTAAGCATAGTGCGAAAATCTGAAAGATTATTTCAATTGATTTAAATAAGAAGCAACACCACGAAAACCAATTTCAAAGTAATGAAAGAACAGACTCAGAAGAGAATACGTGAAAAGAATAATCCTGTTGAATTAAATCATAAAGCAGTATTCAAATAAGTTCAGGATGATATTGATTATAACTAAAAAAAATGACATAAGCACCTTGGAAGTAATGAAATGGCTCAACAGGATGGATAAACCCTACACTGTTATTCAGGAAGATGAAGTGTTTGAAATCAGGATCCTGGGAAAAAGACTGTATCTGGAAAGTCAGCGCAATGTATTTTTTACTGATGACATCAGCAGTGTCTGGTACAGAAGAGGGGGAATACAGTTCGTACGCAAACAATATGACAATCCATCCGTCAATATCCATATGAATGAAGCTCAGCACTGGCTTGAGGATTATGTTATGAATGCATTAGAATCTAAAAAGCACATCAGCAAACAGCGCAACAGCCATGTCAATAAACTTCTGGTCCTGGAAAAGGCACAAAATACCGGATTGGATGTTCCTGCCTTTTATCTTGCGAAAAATACAGAGGATGTAACGCCTGGTAAGACCATTACCAAATCGATTACCGGTAATGTAATCCTGGAATGCATAGATTCTGAGTCAGACGGCATTATGTATACTTCTGTGATTGATGAAAAAGAGAGTGACGACTTCTTCATATCCTTCTTTCAGGAAAAAATTGAGAAAGATTTTGAAATACGCTCCTTTTATTTAGACGGCAGAATATGGTCTATGGCCATTTTTTCACAAAATGATGAACAGACCAAGACAGATTTCAGGAAATACAATACAGAAAATCCGAACCGGAATGTCCCGTACAAGCTTCCGGATCATATTGAAGAAAAGATGATCAAACTGATGCAGGTCCTGGATCTAAACTGTGGTTCATTAGACTTTATCAAAACCGGAGACACTTATTACTTCCTGGAAGTGAATCCGGTGGGACAGTTCGGAAACATTTCATTCGACTGCAATTATATGCTTGAAAAGGAAATAGCAGATTACCTATAATGATATACCCTACTTAAACACACAAACTAATGAAACATCTATTTAATGAGAAAAACCAGCTTCCAATTACATTTAAATATATTGAACTGATCAAGAAAAATAAGCTAAAACAGAGTAACAAAAACATAACCTATTATGTTCCGTGTGAAAAATACCAGACTTCCTTTTATGTGAGGGAAAAGCCATTTAAACACTTAGTCAGAATGTTATGAGTCATTTTTTTATCAAAAAAATTAAGTTTCCTCCAAACAGGATTTTACTTGTTACACTCATAAGCCTATACGTTCTCCTCATAACTGTTTCCTGTAAACATAAATCTCTCAATTATATTACGTATTATAATAGGGTCAATGAAATCGACAGTATATATAGATTTGAAAGAGATGCCCTCGAAACGATTAAACAGTACAAAAAGCTTTTTAAAGAATATCCTCCGAGAAACCAGGAACGCATACAGGAATTTGAGACCTTCATCACGCTTTCTGATCGATATCACAAAGATTTCGGAGAGAAAAAAACATTATACAAATTCATTCCGCTGATTGCACCTTATGGGAACGCATATAAAAAGTATTTACCTCTTTTTAAAAAGTATGATATTGACAGTATGGAAGTAAAAGAGAATATTGCAGATTGGAAAAAAAATCTAGATAAAAGATTGGTAGACTCTTTTTCAGTTGCTATGCTCCGGGATCAGGAAAAGAGGCATATAGATACTGCAGTGCAGGCAAAAAATGTCAGAAAAAATGCAGAGCTTTTATCATGGACATTTAAAAACTATGGTTTTCCTTCAGTACAAAAGATAGGAACAATGCCGATGCATACCTTATTAACGCATATGAATGAGTCAAAACAATATTATCCAATTATCAGGACAAAACTTATTGATTATGTAAAATCAGGAGACTGCCCTCCCTTATCCTATGCCATGATGTTTGACAGCTACCATGTTAATGTTGAAAAGGGAAATACGACTTATGGTTATAATAGTTTTACTGCTATTATGGATTCTGTGCAGATAAATCGCAACAGAAAAAGTATTGGCCTGCCAAGTTTAAAACACAGTGACAGAATCAGACAGGATTTCATGGCTGAGCTAAAGACAAAATAGAAAATTAATTAAAATCCTGTGAATAAAAATTATTTTAAACTATAATCAGAACGCTATGAATTACTTCAATTTATTCAGCAACATCATGGTCACAAAAGGGATCACCAGGGTTCTGGTTTCGGATCTTCAAAGGAACACTTCGGAACTGTACCCTCTTGAACTGCATGAGCTGATAGAAGAGCTGAAAACCACCTCTGTAGAGGAAGTCCTTAACCATTATGATCAGGAATCTAAAGTGATCGTACAGGATTACCTTGATTTTTTGCTGGAAAAAGAATTCGGCTTTATAACCCAAAACGGTTGGGACAGAAACTTTCCGCCCCTCTCTTATGAATATCAGGACTATAATATCCTGTCGAATATTTTTGTTGAACTGGATGACATGTCCATTCTTCAATCCCTGAAGCAATCCATAGAAAATCTTGAGATAAGGCATCTGGTCATTTACTGCCGAAGGACACTTCTGCTGGAAGAATTGATGCAGATTGACAGAATGTTTTCACACGCTCCTTTAGAGGGCATTGAGATTTTCTCGCAGTTTCATGATGCTGTAGACCAACATTTCATTGATACGCTCAACAGGAATACCGCAAGAGTGTATAGCCTGGTTTTTTACAGCTGTGGAAAAGCGCCGTTCAAAGATAATGACAGTTTAAGGTTTACGGTTAACTTTACCGATCAGGCCCTGACTATTTCATCGTGCGGAAAAGTAAACCTGGATTATTTCAGCACCAATCTTCCGAAAGTCCTGGAAGCCGTCAACCATAATTCCTGCCTTCACAAAAAAATAGGGATAGACATCCATGGCCATATTAAAAACTGCCCGGCTATGCCTGAAAGCTATGGCAACATCAAAAACACAACTTTGGAAGAAGCATTGAAACACCAGGATTTCAAAAAGTACTGGAACCTTACCAAAGATCATATTGACGGCTGCAAAGACTGTGAGTTCCGGTATATCTGTACAGACTGCAGGGCCTTTACGGAAAGAAACCATACCGACCGGAACGGACTGGATACGTCAAAACCGTTAAAATGCGGCTATGATCCTTATACAGGAACCTGGGAAGACTGGAGCACCCATCCGATGAAACAGAATGCAATTGCACATTACGGATTACTGCACAAAACAAAAGTCAGCTGAATGTGCTGACTTTTATTGTATATTTAAATCTATCCTATTCTTTTCCTGATAAAGATTTCGTAGCTCAGGTAAATCAGCGGGAGTGCCATGATTCCTATGTATAAAGCATTGCTCATCGCCATGGCCG is part of the Chryseobacterium camelliae genome and encodes:
- a CDS encoding DUF2945 domain-containing protein, translated to MSNLKKGDMVRWNSSNGETHGKITAVHTKDFTFMDKQRRASEDEPQYEVMSEKTGKSAVHKASALKKM
- the mph gene encoding Mph(E)/Mph(G) family macrolide 2'-phosphotransferase, whose protein sequence is MTIKDIQKLAYEHGLLLTEDIRFNEMGVDFKVGFAIDDKGQRWLLRIPRRDDMGEQIDLEKKILQLVKKYLSVQVPDWKIISPGLIAYPLIKEKPALTVDAETSHVVWNMAKDSPKYILSLAKALKQLHDIPEEAALKNHLKVMRPYDLRPEVDHQLQMVKSELGISRELESRYKKWLDDDTLWPDFTQFVHGDLYAGHVLTSEDGTVAGIIDWSTAHIGDPAIDFSGHMTVFGEESLKKLIKIYEDTGGRSWDKLFEHAVERAAASALAYGYFALKTNDNHHIMGAKAQLGIL
- a CDS encoding sigma-70 family RNA polymerase sigma factor is translated as MDDLETLSKKLVPYAYNILMNIDDSQDVIQDILIKFNEKDVGLISNQNAYLIKAVINQSINLKRKKDRERQHKITLPEPMVTNQGESKIESDEILSYSMLVLIDALNAKERAVFLLKEAFGYGHDEIAEILTVSIDNSRQLLTRAKKKLKSRKPYDMITSPKKDKKYIEKYVETIRKGDVKALEQMLADEVQVIADGGNKLTVVAQFTSGIKDTIKLMTYLYEYYQKDFEIKIEEINHQPALLFYKDTTLINCQVFEFNPDGKIAHIFSVIDPDKLMRI
- a CDS encoding STAS/SEC14 domain-containing protein gives rise to the protein MLQPITTAPRNIAAFEASGEVTKEDFDRVIKIVDEKIEQEGELNYLLKLDTPLRNFTFAAWMNDAWLGIKNITKWNRCAIVTDKESVQKFTDMVSKIMIGEFRGYDQEEYNKAEHWVATGQDL
- a CDS encoding L-threonylcarbamoyladenylate synthase, with translation MAKVLKIYPDNPQEKLINEVITTLNNGGLIIYPSDTVYALGCNIFDIRAMEKLAQIKKMKLDKAQFSIICNDLSHLSDFTRPIDTSVFRFLKSHLPGPFTFILEANKSLPLAYKNHKTIGIRVPDHPIPQLIVEKLGHPIASTSIKDDDEIIEYSTDPELIAEKYEHLVDIVIDSGYGDNVASTIVDLTSGEPEIIRQGKGQI
- the yaaA gene encoding peroxide stress protein YaaA, whose protein sequence is MKIITSPAKLMNTEYSSGLLKPTAPRFIEQAEEIQSYLREKSPKYLSELMEISSKLADENWERNQNWKAKPSAKESAPALYAFTGEVYRGLDAQSLDQNAVDYLQKNYRILSGLYGLLRPSDKVMLYRLEMGRPFSFESYKNLYAVWTETVTAQLKSEMKKGEFLLNLASNEYGKVVNRKMLDRPVVDVEFYQLKEGKLKTIVVYTKHARGMMARFCAQTNAKTLNDVKAFNYEGYLIDEEKSTDNKLVFVR
- the prmC gene encoding peptide chain release factor N(5)-glutamine methyltransferase, whose amino-acid sequence is MTIADFKKFFKAELTEQYSDSEIKFLCTVFVQKTVGFNPYLQRRFSDQELLISDQEELLHAVAGLKSGRPYQHVLGETEFFGMTFSVNEHVLIPRPETEELLDLAVKAISRSSLNLQGMKILDIGTGSGVIPLVLKKYFPESDVTSVDFSEKALETARRNALHHKLAINFIHADYLNFELNRNFDIIISNPPYIGIDEKDDIADSVKGFEPEMALFSPTSDALIFYRKIAEDSSKHLNPGGLLFLEINQKLGPETYGLYTDHFSEVQLIKDLSGNDRFITGIR
- a CDS encoding TIGR04139 family peptide modification target; amino-acid sequence: MKKLTGMKKSFSSLENKRLQNLKAITGGAASSRKAESNAGGQWDQDYYSDDTAGDWKWVGRHTLSFDAG
- the gwsG gene encoding grasp-with-spasm system ATP-grasp peptide maturase, which translates into the protein MILIITKKNDISTLEVMKWLNRMDKPYTVIQEDEVFEIRILGKRLYLESQRNVFFTDDISSVWYRRGGIQFVRKQYDNPSVNIHMNEAQHWLEDYVMNALESKKHISKQRNSHVNKLLVLEKAQNTGLDVPAFYLAKNTEDVTPGKTITKSITGNVILECIDSESDGIMYTSVIDEKESDDFFISFFQEKIEKDFEIRSFYLDGRIWSMAIFSQNDEQTKTDFRKYNTENPNRNVPYKLPDHIEEKMIKLMQVLDLNCGSLDFIKTGDTYYFLEVNPVGQFGNISFDCNYMLEKEIADYL
- the gwsS gene encoding grasp-with-spasm system SPASM domain peptide maturase, yielding MNYFNLFSNIMVTKGITRVLVSDLQRNTSELYPLELHELIEELKTTSVEEVLNHYDQESKVIVQDYLDFLLEKEFGFITQNGWDRNFPPLSYEYQDYNILSNIFVELDDMSILQSLKQSIENLEIRHLVIYCRRTLLLEELMQIDRMFSHAPLEGIEIFSQFHDAVDQHFIDTLNRNTARVYSLVFYSCGKAPFKDNDSLRFTVNFTDQALTISSCGKVNLDYFSTNLPKVLEAVNHNSCLHKKIGIDIHGHIKNCPAMPESYGNIKNTTLEEALKHQDFKKYWNLTKDHIDGCKDCEFRYICTDCRAFTERNHTDRNGLDTSKPLKCGYDPYTGTWEDWSTHPMKQNAIAHYGLLHKTKVS